The Fusobacterium varium DNA window AAGGTTTATAACAAAAAAAGCACGATTAATTCGTGCTTTTTGCTTTTCTATTAAATATTAATCTTCCAACATACAAACCAAGCTTTTACTGTATATCCTTATAGCTCTTCCATTTACCCTTCTAACCATTATCACATCATCATTAATCAAATTGTATATAGTATTTGTATGGACATTAAAATATTTAGCTACCTCTTTCACTGTTGTCCACTCTCCAAGAACTGCTATTATATCATCTAAAATCTCCCTATCAGATTCAGAAAGCCCCTTTATAACCTTCAAAATATAGCTTTCAACCTCTTTTTTTGCCTCTATAAATTTTGC harbors:
- a CDS encoding helix-turn-helix domain-containing protein — its product is AKFIEAKKEVESYILKVIKGLSESDREILDDIIAVLGEWTTVKEVAKYFNVHTNTIYNLINDDVIMVRRVNGRAIRIYSKSLVCMLED